ctttctGACTTTTCATATGATGTAAAACTCATTATTGCCCTACAAAtcggaattttcaaatttgatagTTGTCTGTAATTCGTAAGAAGGCAAGGTGTTCTTTTTAAGTTGCAAACAGACAGTTTCGAGATAAATGcgttaaaagttttttttgcaGCCTCGATggggataaaaataatattttttttttcttcttttgcaAGTTACACTTAATCAGTAATTCGCATGCCATACTGTGGACCTTGGACTTCTAGGAGGGGGTCAAAGACCAACAATACAGCAACAACAGCCGCTGCCCGTTCGTTACCTGGGACGATGAGCTTTAAGGTGCACAATGTTTGATAAAAACGGAACCATAAATTGtgcgttgagaaaattttcagcctGTTTGTAGATGAATAAAACACAAACCTGGAAATCCTAGCTGATCCCCTTCGcgagatatttaattttttatgattttttaattatttttcaatatcaaccACTTTCGGCATTACCCAGGACCAACGGCGAGGACGTTGTCGTAATATAGCcccatttttatattttttgtgttttttttttattgttttctattttatatttttttttcatgtgaGGTTTTTTTGCGCTGCGATGCTCTTAGAAAGTGCTCATGGTcgacgatttaaaaaaaaggttaattaTATGTAAATTCAGTAAAAAAGACTAGATGatccattaaaaaaatatgaataattcaGGGACCATTGTAATGATTGGGACATAAACACAACTGTTTCCGtcgcttttatttattttttttacaaacgtCTTCATGTATTCATTTACAAATGTGTTGCCTTTCATTTTAAACTGTAAATGTTTCCGATTAAAGGATTCGACCAACTTTTTCAGACATATCTGTACAATGATACGTAATCGAAGAATGACAATTCATAACGAACTACAAAATACGGTAACAGTCAGCTGTACCAGCTAATTCGACttatatattgttattatgCACCTGTAAATTATCAATGCTCGTACGTAATACGTCGATGTCgattttttgcttttcaaaTGAAATGCACACCATGGTTGTACATTCTGTATTAGGCCAAACGAACTTTGATTGGTTTTTAGCGGAGCGATATTCGTTACTGACCAATAACAACCATTTAGTTCCTACGTCACGATTTTCCTCCAATCGAAGCTTAGTACACCAGAGTTTCAGAATTCGAATTTATGTCGTGTCAGTCGTTGCGTCGCTGGACTCCCGTCAGCGGTCAGATCATCGCGCACAATTGGTGGCGACAGGTGGCGATAGCCCCGAGCGCATTTGGAATTTCAAACATGGCCACCGAGGTGATTAGCCAGAGCTGGTTGGCAGGCTTAGCGACATCATTAAACGTACCTGAAGCTGCAGTTCGACTTTTGGCTTCTATTCTACTAGGTAAGTGatgttttatatttcaatacaTATTACTGGGTAGTTGTCATTAATCGGACTACAATAAAATGGCGCTTTTCTGAAACGGCCAGGAATTTCGGTCATAACCTAATTCGTACGTAAATTTCCTTGACATTTGCAGATCGCTgcttatcatttttatttcattgacTTTGACAACTGAAGTAAAAATCTTCGATATCTTTGTGAATTTGGGTTGCGGTTATTCTTTCTATCGAGTATTCTTGTACCGAATGTTGACACTtaattttctgtaaatattCTTATCAATACAAACTTTAACTATCAAATACTAAAATgttttgtataatttacaGGTTTTCCATTGGCACTGTTTCACAGATATAAGCTATATGGCAAGGAGCAAACCCTGcaacacatattttttatactctccGGGTTGAGCATTGGGTATTGGAATTACGGTAAGATTGTTATGTTTGAGAAATTTCTATCATACACATTGTGTAATCCTATAAATGTCGTTTAAAGATTTATCTATAGTTATAAACACAATTACACAACTGTTTCAGCCTCTTAATTTCTTGCCTTTTGCTTTACTgcgaagttttttttctatgaagTGCTTCACGAATGTACACTTGGTTTCTTATTAATCAGAGTATGTTCAAGAATATAAAAGGTCATAATCTCAATGCAAATGCAAAAtctttataaaatattatacactcAAAAATAATagctgtttgaaaaattgtcataTTTTAGTTTCAGTTGTTAGGGAAGTTTGTccggcaaaaaattaattacagctTTGTGTAAGTctgatttcatttcatttctaacAGTTTCACAAGATTCAAAAAGAATTCAGTAGATTTCAATATATCCAGAAGATGATGCAAAATTTCTCAACACTTAATTTAGATTTGAAGATTTTGtgggattttaatttttttaaaaaaagactTCATACATTTTCAGCAGTTTTAGAGAATTTGAATATTGTAGTAAATTTCACAAAGTGGATTGTAACAGAGTTACAAGTGGccctattttttatttgagtCAAGAGAGAATTAGTAGTAGAAACTGAATAATGCACAATTAAAAAACTATCATCCAAATTTACTTATGCATATGTGGTGAATTAACAGAGTTATGTCAGCTAAtagttttataatattatatattttaattctacAAGTGTAATACTTATCAGTTGATAGCATGAGGCTGAGCTACATCTCAGATAAGATAGCCATTGCCTTACTCATGGTACATTtcctttttcaagtttttacaCATTGTAATAACGTTATCTttatttcgagttcagatttgttgttaattttaataacgctcattttcaattataaatatttctagGTACGGATATCCTGCACTCTGCATTTTCACTATGTGTTACCTATCTGATATTGAAGATAGTTGGTGGAACGAATTTATCGGTGATCATGTCCTTTGTATTCAACTTGACATACTTGCTAGTGGGTAAGCAAACTTCATTGTTATTCTGAATAATTAGACTTGGAACATATGACGTCTGATgctataataatcgtaagaaTACAGTCAATACAGCCTATAATTTGACTTTCAGTGCCCCTCAATCCAatagaatgaattttatttttttttttccttttgtaATAGCTCTTACTGCTCAtaatttaattgtaaattatttgaagttgtaGTACTGCTCAGGAATGCAATGGGTACAATTACAATCATGGCTTCATCTACTCTTTGTGAAGATAAGCTTAACAACCGAGACTTTGTTCTGAACAAGAAACGCTATTTACAAAGAGCTCCCATTAAAATGCTGAAGTGGCGATTAAAAGTGTTTTATTCACAAACTACATGTCCCGTTCATCGTAACATAACAGCATCATCCAACCTCTgattgacaataataatatatgacTTATACTGTTTATAATAACATGATAGAGCCAAGCCATGAGACAAGCACatattatcaaaaaaacaacaaacctGTTTACAAGTGCAAGCAGTTTGATGAGAATGACgtcattttcttatttatgtTGTGGGTCAAAGTGAAGACATGAATTCGATTCATGTGTCATTGCATAAACATATAATGCActtgatgataaaatttttaggaTAATTTAACTGTAATTTGGAATACACATAGGTAACATATTTTTCCAGTGATTGCAAAAACTTGATCATTAACTGAAATATGTTTGGGCATTATGAAGTTTTAGTCAAAAAATGTTCCcattatttgatttatttatttgctaaagcatttattcattcattctcaatttttgtttgaagGTTATTATACAACAAGTACAGAGGAATACGATATAAAATGGACAATGCCACAATGTGTATTGACCTTGAGGCTAATAGGGTTAGCATTCGATCTATACGACggcagaaaaaaagaagtacgaataaaactatttttatgATTACAAGTTGTTAGGAATGTAACGCACAAATCATTATTTgtttttggataaaaaatttaggaaaagCTATCAGCATCCCAAAAGGAGACAGCCTTAAAATCGGTGCCATCGTTTTTAGAGATCGCAGCCTACATATATTTTCCTGGTTCGTTTTTAGTCGGTCCGCAATTTAGCATGAACCGATATCTCAAGTACGTCAATGGCGAGTTGAGGGATCCGGTATGTCAGTTTTTACTTAATACTTTCCTCATTTGCTGGTATTTCCATTTTTGAGAACAGTTATTCTTCAATCCTGTTTTACAACGTTACTGGTATTCAATGGTTTGTGTGTTATAGGACTCCTCAAACGAATTGCCACCTTGTATAGTTCCTGGTTTTTTGAGAGCTCTGGCTGGTTTTGGCTACATTGTAGTTTTCCAACTTGGCTCCATGTACGTTTCTGACGACTATATAGTTGACTCATCGTTTTCTAACGAGAGCTTTTGGAAGCGGTGGTTCTTATTGGGACTGTGGGGTCGAGTTAATTTATATAAGTATATCAGTTGCTGGCTGATAACTGAGGGGGTAATAACTACTTACTAAATATTGAATCAagttatttgaagaaaactgAGTTGAAATACTTGAACGTAACGCACTATGATTTTTTGTTAGGTCTGTATTGTTTTTGGTATAACTTACAATGGAAAAGACGAAAACGGGGTCCAAAGATGGGACGGTTGTGCCAATGTCAAGCTATTGGTATTCGAAAACGCGACACAATTCAATCATTACATTCTTTCCTTCAATACGAATACTAATCACTGGTGTGCCGAGTATATCTACAAGAGATTGAAGTTCTTAGGATCAAAATTCTACAGCCAAGCAGCGACTTTAATATTCCTTGCCGTTTGGCACGGTTTTCACAGTGGATATTATATATGTTTCTTCATCGAATTCATCattatgtattttgaaaaagacgTAAGTTTCATTAATATTGCCTCtgattaattatcattatctCATCAAAGTTCTCAGCGTCAGCAAATGCaatcgtttcgttttttcctATTAAACTACAATTAGTAACAGTGGGGTGTCAGTGCGCTAagtaaaaaaagttaaaaaccTGCTTGCAAAATACAGTTTATCGAAtttgaatgtaaatttgcgttcatggtttttttttagattccCGAGTTTTATTATGATGTCTAAATTGTGACTCTTGCTTTGCATGAAATGTGTTATCGTCTGCAATCATTACCGCAGAACAATTTGGCATTGTTGGTTGAAACGTATCTGGGGTGTTTAGCATTTCCATCCTCTACCATTCGATACTCGATCTAATGCAAATGGAAACTATGAtgataatttgtttttcagatTGGACCTGTACTTAATTCAAATAAGAAGTTGCAGGCACATTTGAGCAATCCTATAATAGCAGTGCTGGTCTGGTTTGTCATGAAAATATACACGTTTGTATTCATGGGCTATGCGCTAATACCATTTGTCTTACTTAAGCACAGTAAATACTTACAAGTATTTGcgacttttcattttctcggACATATACTATTCATGGGCTACCCATTGATAGCCCCATTTCTGAAATCACTTATTCGAGAAAATCGGCAGAGATCACACAACGAATAGAGGATATATGTAAATTCATATTCCATGCGAATTTATGCCGGGTACTTTTTAGAATCAACGTTCTTTTTCACTTTGCCaaataatcaaagaaattAAACGTTTGACACTTAAACTATTGTGATGAACTTTTATGTCGTACTCGATTTAAATGGTCAGTAGATTTGAGTGTTCTTGTATCAATCGACATATTCTGTCCATCTATTATCAATGGCAAAGACGAGAATATTCGATCACATATTATTGTATCGTCATACGCAGttttagttgaaaaaattgattcctgTATTGAATTTCCAATACAGTCAATTCTGAAACTATCtgtgcaaatttttaattgttgcGACTAACA
This genomic stretch from Neodiprion pinetum isolate iyNeoPine1 chromosome 6, iyNeoPine1.2, whole genome shotgun sequence harbors:
- the nes gene encoding lysophospholipid acyltransferase 5; protein product: MARISLRRWTPVSGQIIAHNWWRQVAIAPSAFGISNMATEVISQSWLAGLATSLNVPEAAVRLLASILLGFPLALFHRYKLYGKEQTLQHIFFILSGLSIGYWNYGTDILHSAFSLCVTYLILKIVGGTNLSVIMSFVFNLTYLLVGYYTTSTEEYDIKWTMPQCVLTLRLIGLAFDLYDGRKKEEKLSASQKETALKSVPSFLEIAAYIYFPGSFLVGPQFSMNRYLKYVNGELRDPDSSNELPPCIVPGFLRALAGFGYIVVFQLGSMYVSDDYIVDSSFSNESFWKRWFLLGLWGRVNLYKYISCWLITEGVCIVFGITYNGKDENGVQRWDGCANVKLLVFENATQFNHYILSFNTNTNHWCAEYIYKRLKFLGSKFYSQAATLIFLAVWHGFHSGYYICFFIEFIIMYFEKDIGPVLNSNKKLQAHLSNPIIAVLVWFVMKIYTFVFMGYALIPFVLLKHSKYLQVFATFHFLGHILFMGYPLIAPFLKSLIRENRQRSHNE